The proteins below come from a single Mya arenaria isolate MELC-2E11 chromosome 6, ASM2691426v1 genomic window:
- the LOC128237256 gene encoding vitamin D3 receptor-like isoform X1, with the protein MHWLLRTEPEQQDFTPVLISTNMAQTSDVFCDNETFLNVSNDSPFNSGQMHSFYNDTLEQNGMLLPMLDMVPRAPNDDIISNTTESSSPPTDFMLSPLNFNPDAEISCDIIDLTDECRTEHVYQKQTKDITRNDDNIYEDNARSNRETAKLTFPPCYVCGAKACGCHYGVISCAGCKGFFRRYLLKKDSYTCKKGGNCVLSDKARGNCKACRLKKCLEVGMSKEKSSLGRYKLSKRTETIIEAKSSTGGCAQVVGDSDKGEQVKNQESVMDLDAALDIICLKLSRYCVGSEKPNEFTDDIVRKITEYIGIMRIYSVGNIKDEDLPKALEDGAENHKRKTELFGSLKAISWTEFTEIYKKHGLEIDGRIADLVEGKQEMDEWLETSFGFVKELPLFLSLPIRDQVNLIKASANELDILLTFREFSAEHKTFIRTGKVYHEDDVVDKCVSKQNFDHMTLCLVKLQKLNPNPTEHALMCALVVFSTGRCKLINPKLVEKCQAMTADRLQLEVKRQHKDSSRRFAKLMDCLVDTRGISDMFNEDYKEFCSNEIVREKLPLLAELTLEEF; encoded by the exons atgcactg GTTGTTAAGAACGGAGCCTGAACAACAAGACTTTACCCCAGTGCTTATAAGCACAAACATGGCTCAAACATCAGACGTTTTCTGTGATAATGAAACCTTTTTGAATGTTTCTAATGATTCGCCATTTAATAGCGGACAAATGCATTCCTTCTATAACGACACTCTCGAACAAAACGGGATGCTGCTGCCGATGCTCGACATGGTTCCTAGAGCACCCAATGACGATATTATCTCCAACACAACAGAAAGCAGCAGTCCTCCCACGGACTTCATGCTGTCGCCTTTGAATTTCAATCCTGATGCCGAAATAAGTTGTGATATCATTGACTTAACAGACGAGTGTAGAACGGAACATGTGTATCAAAAGCAAACTAAAGATATCACAAGAAACGATGATAACATTTATGAGGATAATGCACGGTCAAATCGAGAAACTGCCAAGCTAACGTTTCCGCCTTGTTACGTGTGCGGTGCTAAGGCATGTGGTTGTCACTACGGTGTTATTTCGTGTGCGGGATGCAAAGGGTTTTTCAGGAGGTATTTGTTAAAGAAGGACAGTTACACTTGtaaaaagggaggtaattgtgttcTTAGTGATAAAGCCAGGGGAAACTGTAAAGCTTGCCGATTAAAGAAATGCCTAGAGGTAGGGATGTCAAAGGAAAAATCGAGTTTAGGTAGATACAAACTGTCCAAGCGGACAGAAACCATAATTGAGGCAAAGTCTTCGACAGGTGGATGCGCACAAGTAGTGGGAGATAGTGATAAAGGAGAACAAGTTAAAAACCAAGAAAGCGTCATGGATTTAGATGCAGCGCTAGATATCATTTGCTTAAAGCTATCGCGATATTGTGTTGGATCTGAGAAGCCGAACGAGTTTACTGATGACATAGTCAGGAAAATAACAGAATATATAGGTATAATGCGAATCTATTCAGTTGGAAATATAAAGGATGAAGATCTCCCAAAAGCTCTTGAAGATGGGGCAGAAAATCATAAACGGAAAACAGAACTGTTTGGAAGTTTGAAGGCTATTAGTTGGACCGAGTTTACTGAGATTTACAAAAAGCACGGACTTGAAATAGATGGACGTATTGCTGACCTGGTGGAAGGTAAACAGGAAATGGACGAGTGGCTTGAGACCAGCTTTGGCTTTGTAAAGGAACTaccattgtttttgtcattaCCAATTCGTGACCAGGTCAATCTTATTAAAGCGAGTGCAAATGAATTAGATATCTTGTTAACTTTTAGGGAATTTAGTGCTGAACACAAAACTTTTATAAGAACGGGAAAAGTTTATCATGAAGATGACGTAGTAGACAAATGCGTTTCAAAGCAGAACTTTGATCATATGACACTTTGCCTTGTCAAGCTGCAGAAACTCAATCCCAACCCAACTGAACATGCGTTGATGTGTGCGTTAGTTGTGTTTTCAACCGGCCGATGCAAGCTCATCAACCCAAAATTAGTCGAGAAGTGCCAAGCTATGACAGCCGATCGTCTTCAACTGGAGGTAAAAAGACAACACAAGGACTCGTCTCGACGGTTTGCTAAACTCATGGACTGCCTTGTCGACACAAGGGGTATTTCTGACATGTTTAATGAAGACTATAAAGAATTTTGTTCAAACGAGATTGTGCGAGAGAAGTTACCACTTCTAGCGGAACTCACGCTGGAAGAATTTTAG
- the LOC128237256 gene encoding vitamin D3 receptor-like isoform X2: protein MAQTSDVFCDNETFLNVSNDSPFNSGQMHSFYNDTLEQNGMLLPMLDMVPRAPNDDIISNTTESSSPPTDFMLSPLNFNPDAEISCDIIDLTDECRTEHVYQKQTKDITRNDDNIYEDNARSNRETAKLTFPPCYVCGAKACGCHYGVISCAGCKGFFRRYLLKKDSYTCKKGGNCVLSDKARGNCKACRLKKCLEVGMSKEKSSLGRYKLSKRTETIIEAKSSTGGCAQVVGDSDKGEQVKNQESVMDLDAALDIICLKLSRYCVGSEKPNEFTDDIVRKITEYIGIMRIYSVGNIKDEDLPKALEDGAENHKRKTELFGSLKAISWTEFTEIYKKHGLEIDGRIADLVEGKQEMDEWLETSFGFVKELPLFLSLPIRDQVNLIKASANELDILLTFREFSAEHKTFIRTGKVYHEDDVVDKCVSKQNFDHMTLCLVKLQKLNPNPTEHALMCALVVFSTGRCKLINPKLVEKCQAMTADRLQLEVKRQHKDSSRRFAKLMDCLVDTRGISDMFNEDYKEFCSNEIVREKLPLLAELTLEEF, encoded by the coding sequence ATGGCTCAAACATCAGACGTTTTCTGTGATAATGAAACCTTTTTGAATGTTTCTAATGATTCGCCATTTAATAGCGGACAAATGCATTCCTTCTATAACGACACTCTCGAACAAAACGGGATGCTGCTGCCGATGCTCGACATGGTTCCTAGAGCACCCAATGACGATATTATCTCCAACACAACAGAAAGCAGCAGTCCTCCCACGGACTTCATGCTGTCGCCTTTGAATTTCAATCCTGATGCCGAAATAAGTTGTGATATCATTGACTTAACAGACGAGTGTAGAACGGAACATGTGTATCAAAAGCAAACTAAAGATATCACAAGAAACGATGATAACATTTATGAGGATAATGCACGGTCAAATCGAGAAACTGCCAAGCTAACGTTTCCGCCTTGTTACGTGTGCGGTGCTAAGGCATGTGGTTGTCACTACGGTGTTATTTCGTGTGCGGGATGCAAAGGGTTTTTCAGGAGGTATTTGTTAAAGAAGGACAGTTACACTTGtaaaaagggaggtaattgtgttcTTAGTGATAAAGCCAGGGGAAACTGTAAAGCTTGCCGATTAAAGAAATGCCTAGAGGTAGGGATGTCAAAGGAAAAATCGAGTTTAGGTAGATACAAACTGTCCAAGCGGACAGAAACCATAATTGAGGCAAAGTCTTCGACAGGTGGATGCGCACAAGTAGTGGGAGATAGTGATAAAGGAGAACAAGTTAAAAACCAAGAAAGCGTCATGGATTTAGATGCAGCGCTAGATATCATTTGCTTAAAGCTATCGCGATATTGTGTTGGATCTGAGAAGCCGAACGAGTTTACTGATGACATAGTCAGGAAAATAACAGAATATATAGGTATAATGCGAATCTATTCAGTTGGAAATATAAAGGATGAAGATCTCCCAAAAGCTCTTGAAGATGGGGCAGAAAATCATAAACGGAAAACAGAACTGTTTGGAAGTTTGAAGGCTATTAGTTGGACCGAGTTTACTGAGATTTACAAAAAGCACGGACTTGAAATAGATGGACGTATTGCTGACCTGGTGGAAGGTAAACAGGAAATGGACGAGTGGCTTGAGACCAGCTTTGGCTTTGTAAAGGAACTaccattgtttttgtcattaCCAATTCGTGACCAGGTCAATCTTATTAAAGCGAGTGCAAATGAATTAGATATCTTGTTAACTTTTAGGGAATTTAGTGCTGAACACAAAACTTTTATAAGAACGGGAAAAGTTTATCATGAAGATGACGTAGTAGACAAATGCGTTTCAAAGCAGAACTTTGATCATATGACACTTTGCCTTGTCAAGCTGCAGAAACTCAATCCCAACCCAACTGAACATGCGTTGATGTGTGCGTTAGTTGTGTTTTCAACCGGCCGATGCAAGCTCATCAACCCAAAATTAGTCGAGAAGTGCCAAGCTATGACAGCCGATCGTCTTCAACTGGAGGTAAAAAGACAACACAAGGACTCGTCTCGACGGTTTGCTAAACTCATGGACTGCCTTGTCGACACAAGGGGTATTTCTGACATGTTTAATGAAGACTATAAAGAATTTTGTTCAAACGAGATTGTGCGAGAGAAGTTACCACTTCTAGCGGAACTCACGCTGGAAGAATTTTAG